In Prunus dulcis unplaced genomic scaffold, ALMONDv2, whole genome shotgun sequence, the following proteins share a genomic window:
- the LOC117612561 gene encoding uncharacterized protein LOC117612561 has product MSMTQANAMYVHQDLGISFLSEDLGIFVIKHKSKKAVWLMIVEGGMSRNMSTTEESVLDLLPKFRFHPSEEEMVNLLKNKVEGQDSQAMPDEIVDKPWDLPDNESIQLFCRFLKRMMQGKTSQSIPEIDVYKYEPWDLAELMFPDSPYQPRAWFSFSRPDYKYANSTRCNRATGKGFWKITGKPRQVKSRQLPKSVTCKKRTLTFHEGRVSKSRNTGWVRQEYYLTPTDPGSNPNQLSGFVLCRMKNKSTDNESDNKKQQDVSICVESADPGIAGCMASNSELDQAAGIHLIPEEHLTYKELEHVLLGSGNQNDGEPNGLVSSDFDDIIQELCAKGGEYLDSPSPPERPHQHQLPQLGNVPVTGDYIGSNSNNQAAAINHMIPHPEDFLTYKELEHVLGICNPDAGEPGGCVSSNMLQKLCAQLGEELDSPIPPTDECSSWPSPIGDNDSSLPNKNSIPTNYDSKPVSYDSKPVSNTASNFENQTRISEVYSQAEENLESFFRQFELEGDFLHANNYIGCNESQSATLFPQSS; this is encoded by the exons ATGAGTATGACTCAAGCCAATGCCATGTATGTTCATCAAGACTTGGGAATCTCTTTTTTATCAGAAGACTTGGGAATCTTTGTGATCAAACACAAGTCAAAAAAAGCAGTGTGGCTTATGATTG TTGAAGGAGGGATGAGCAGAAATATGAGCACAACAGAAGAATCAGTGCTTGATTTGCTGCCCAAGTTCAGATTCCATCCCTCTGAGGAGGAAATGGTGAACCTTTTGAAGAATAAGGTGGAGGGCCAGGACTCCCAAGCCATGCCTGATGAAATCGTTGACAAGCCTTGGGATTTACCTGATAATGAATCTATCCAACTTTTTTGTCGCTTCTTGAAGAGGATGATGCAGGGCAAGACCTCCCAATCCATCCCTGAAATCGATGTCTACAAGTACGAGCCTTGGGATTTAGCTG AGCTCATGTTCCCAGACTCTCCATATCAACCTAGGGCCTGGTTCTCCTTCAGCCGACCTGATTACAAATATGCCAACAGTACTCGCTGCAATAGGGCCACAGGGAAGGGCTTCTGGAAAATCACAGGCAAGCCACGACAAGTCAAGTCTCGACAACTCCCCAAATCGGTCACTTGCAAAAAGAGGACCTTGACCTTCCATGAAGGTCGTGTGTCTAAGTCCAGGAACACCGGCTGGGTCAGGCAGGAGTATTATCTCACTCCAACTGACCCAGGTTCTAATCCCAATCAGCTGAGTGGCTTTGTTCTCTGCCGCATGAAGAATAAGTCAACTGACAATGAGTCTGATAATAAGAAGCAGCAGGATGTTTCAATCTGTGTTGAATCAGCTGATCCTGGTATTGCTGGCTGCATGGCCTCTAATTCTGAGCTTGATCAAGCTGCTGGAATTCATCTGATTCCGGAGGAACATCTGACATACAAAGAGCTAGAACATGTTCTCCTTGGAAGTGGCAATCAGAACGATGGTGAACCTAATGGCTTAGTTTCATCTGATTTTGATGATATAATTCAAGAG CTATGTGCTAAGGGAGGAGAGTATCTGGATTCACCTTCTCCTCCTGAGCGGCCTCACCAACACCAGCTACCTCAGCTGGGAAATGTTCCTGTTACTGGTGATTACATTGGCTCTAATTCTAATAACCAAGCTGCTGCTATCAATCATATGATTCCACACCCAGAAGATTTTCTGACCTACAAGGAGCTAGAACATGTTCTTGGCATTTGCAATCCTGATGCTGGTGAACCTGGTGGCTGTGTTTCATCTAATATGCTTCAAAAG TTATGCGCTCAGCTAGGAGAAGAGCTGGATTCACCCATTCCTCCTACTGATGAATGCAGTAGCTGGCCATCTCCAATTGGGGATAATGATTCTTCTCTTCCAAACAAGAATAGTATTCCGACCAACTATGACAGTAAACCAGTTAGCTATGACAGTAAACCAGTTAGCAATACCGCCTCTAATTTCGAGAATCAAACTAGGATTTCAGAG GTTTATTCTCAAGCAGAAGAAAATCTGGAATCGTTCTTTCGTCAATTTGAGCTAGAGGGAGATTTTCTGCATGCCAATAACTATATTGGATGCAATGAGTCGCAATCTGCGACTCTTTTCCCACAAAGTTCTTGA